From the genome of Daphnia pulex isolate KAP4 chromosome 12, ASM2113471v1:
GTGGGCAAATAATATAGTAAATATTtatgatttcaaatttgaaaatgaaaaaattcgtTCCGTTTATCCCCTACCACCCCCTTTTCACTGTTGGCCTTATGGAGTTCTGATCTGATAGCTTAAGGTTTTCAGACGGTGTTTTTCCCGATCCAGTTCATGAATGACGTCACTCTGGTATACACGCCAGGATATTTCGCTTGGGCGCATCCGATTCCCCAACTGACGATTCCAGCCTAAATCCAAGGGGATCCTGGTGACGACTGGACGAGAAGTGGATCGCCACTGTAACCCTGCAAATTTACAACCGCAAACGTGTCATTTCATTGGTCTAGTCATGATGAGGCTGATTAGTTAGCACGAAAACCTTCCGGGGCGTGTACGATGTTGCGAATAAGCAAGAGGAAATAACTGACCGATTCGCAATCGTCCTTAGACATAGCTTGCTGTGGAACTATAATAAGTAATAACCTGTAATAAGTTAATAACCTATAATAACTGCTCTGGAACGAGAGTTTTAGCCTGCTGTATTTGACGTCTGATACTGCCACGTCTATCTGAAATCCAATCGAGTATACTGTGGAGGGTGGGAGGAGTCACACCCGGGACGGGAGTAGTATCGTAGCTTCTGATGCTGCAGTGCCACGTCTGAATGGAATCCAATCAAGTCCTGTGGATCACTTCGTCTTAGGGTAAGTGCCAATCAAATAATCTACGAATCTACCGTTCCTTAGGTTAAAAACAGAGTAGGCCtaagtaagaaaataaaaatgcgtaagagaaaaatgttgcATGTCATTACATCGCGACTACATTTGTTCCGATTTGTTCATCGTCAGCTTACAGCTGAAGGGGCAGACAGGTGTCATTCTGTAGGCCTATTAGTAGTAATATGTCTCTTTACGTAACCAAGGGACGCTTAAACAGGGGGCAAAGTACGATATGGCATAGAAAATCAAGACGGTATCAACGATTTATAGGAATATAATGTTGACTGTTTCAGGTGCCTTCTGTTTGAGGTGGGCTGGAGTCGGGTGGTAAAGTGTCGCGTTCCCGCTCTTCGTTAAACCACCAAAATAATACGAAACTGGTAAGAGTCGTCGCGAACTGAATGATGCAGATGTGTTTATTCCAAGGCCCGTCGTCACCGCAACTTTCCATCCACAGGATCATAAGGATCACATTCTCGCACATGCAGACCTATGACCATATCAAAACATTAAGTTAATATAGTTAAGgcataatatttttaaatcaagaatTGTTAACTCACAGATTGGTAAATGGGAGGTGGGAATCGAGGGTGTGCATCAGACTCCTTTTCTCCCGCCTTTTCTGTGGGGTACAGGTAGGAGAAAACGTGTACAAATGACAACCTCAATGAGTCCATGACCTGGTACTTCTTTCTCCTGTGCCAAACGAAAATTGGGATCAGGTGCACCAGGCAGACGGGCCAAATAACCCAGCCGTATGCCGAAGCGAACAAACTTAAGGCCATGAGTCggccaactaaaaaaaaagtaatttttaaaaaaggtttttctatCAAATTAAGCAATTTAAGTAATTTACCTATCCACCAAAAATTAGCCAAAAATAGAATGGCGCTATTGGTCCAGTTTACGTCTTTAATACAATTAATAGCTGCATCATTGTTGAAGTCTATGGTGATGCCATTTGATCGGTTTCGTTGGTTCGCACTGccgtgttttattatttcatccaTTAAACAGATTTTTTGATCGTACGAGACCAACGCCCATGATAAGCTAACGATAGAGAAGATTTTGAATATCACCgataaaactattaaaaaacaagatggATAATTTTTCAATGGCAACATTTGTAATCGGAAAATAAGAATTACCTTCAAAATGGAATCCTCCTTTTAAAGCAATGTATAGACTTAGCAATAATTGAGGCGCAGATTCCATGAAACTGTCAAATTGGCGCAGTTGGGTTACCTCTGCATCTTCCCAAATCATGGCgatgaaataaatgttttgcATGTCGTCGTCTGTTTTCTTGGCTTGTTTTGCTTTACTGGCATACTGAATGAGATCCAAATACCTGTGAGGGATTTAAACCAAGGAAATTTCCATATTACTCTAATTTAGCCAATAAATTGTTTAGCTTTTGGAGCATACCTCGGAATAGGACAGACGAAACCGAGAACCCACTTGCTCCACCAAGCCCAATTGGTAAAGGATTCCTCTGGCAAACGATCTCGGGGGTCATATGTGTTTTTGTCATATATCCAACCGttattgtaaaataagaaacttCGAAGAGCCACAACGACTGCAGATGTTAAACAAAACTCCAAGTACCACAAGAAATAccaatcttcttcttggttgtAATAGTAAGTTAGCCAATAAAGATTAGAAGCAATGTGAGAGacgtaaaaaaacaatgaaatacaATTCGAGAATATCAACCAATTTAAAGTGGCAACTTTAAAATTCTCTTTACACCGCTGcgcaaattcttcttcttcttgaccaGGTTCCACGGTTGGGGAAGttgaggtttttcttttagtaaCTTCCATTTTCGGTCGTTGCTAATATTCGTGATGCCCGTTTTTCTTGCACACGCTAACTCGGCGAAACAGAAATGCAGTTCACGCCGCGCTAGATCAAATGCCACTAAACGGTTCGCCACTATACAGACGAgattctgaaaaagaaaaataggattAACGTTGATGCAGTTTGGCAAGAAACAAGGCGATACACTCATGAaattcaaggaaaaaataaagcggAAACAGGAACGTCAATATTACGTGGGAATCCCTTGGGATTTCATCGTAGCCTGTGTAACAAAGAAATAAGTgcctttcttttcaaaattctctCTCCTCCACGAATGTTTGTTAACTGcataatactttttttttattccgtcatttaaaaaaaaagggaatttactttttgttgtagttgtctgttgaaatttttgtccTGCAAATCGATATTGGAACTTTGCAAGGAACGATAGTTGATGTTTAGTGACTAGCATCCCCTAGTGGGGAATGGCCACAACCATATTGTCAACATAAAAACAGTTGTCCTTGTCACCTTGTCCGATAGCACATGTGTAAAAGATCGCAATTTGGATTggatccttaaaaaaaaaagagtagatAGAATCCTTGATACAGATGCAGCACTGCTGCATCAGTAAACTAATCACCTCATTGTGAAATTACCCAATTAATGCCAACTCTCACACAATAGACTTGTGTGTAAATAAACGTAAGTAAAGATGGAAATTACATAAAACAGTTTCAcctaattaaagaatttaatCATTTACATCAAATCACGACTAACACTGTCCAAAAATACAGCAGGTTCGGCAATTGAGAGCAACTTGAAACAACTACAGCAATGAAACAGGCAATTGAAGCGTCACAATCTGGCCACCTAGCTGGAAAGACTTTTTCACAGCAAACTTGTCAGGTTTAGCTGCATGAGTATTGAGTAAACAACAGCTGGCCTTCCCTTGGGAAAAATTGGGCAAATACACCAATTGGGTGCACTGAAAGCGTTTAGCCAACAACCGTCAGCcgcattgaaaagaaaaatcatctgGTTGGCGTCACGGAGTCGTACGGCGTTAGATTCTACTATTTGTTCAGCAACGACTGTGCGCCTCTTTGCATCTTTCAAGAGGTTTCCTTGGCTGCTACAATACCGGTAGAAGAGAAATACGTTACCCAACAGATTTTGAAGCTCATTGTAGTGTCACCGGATGTAAATTTACTTTAGTCGTTAAATTCCATCAACTTCTGTCTGTGGCAAATATATTAACTATACCCTGTTCCACGACTTTCAATCTGGATTGAACGAAATAACCATTACCATTTCTTACCCATAGCCGCAGGTTATGCCGTCGGACTGGACTTACTGCGTGGATTCCATTTCACTCTGTTCGGTACatgtatttgaaaaataacccACTTTCTGTGGTAGGACAGAATGGCTGACACTAGCAGATTCCGGTATTAGAATAACAAAGatattaacaatttttcaattatttgactGAATCGCGTTATCCTAGCGGGCAGAGTTGCAGCACACGGCAGCATCAGCGACATACTTAAGGAGAACCGTCCACCCGTGCTGCAAtcctatcaattcttatttagttaTTCTCAGTTATGATAAAGTaactttggttttcttttcgaccAATTAACTATTccgattttttattcaaactaTTTTAGGAGGCCATTAGAAAAGGAACTTTCTGTGATTGTATTGACTAAGTAAACTATTGAAATATACAGGGGAGCTGATGAATCAAAATAGAACATACCCAGAGACTATCTAACCTCAATGAGTGGTCCCGGTTCTCTCATTTCCAGCATTAAGGGAACGAAAGCAACGGAAAAGAGGAAATAGGAAGACATATATGTTACAGAAACTGTGTTGGCCGGGGCCCCGGGGGTTGCTCGGCTGAGCCAACTTGGGATCGGTCCATTCCAGTTTCTTTTAGCAAGagtgttttaattttactaACAGACAGCCCGGATTCTTACAATGTCGAATTCCGGAGTGaaattttctgatttgaaGAAGTTGCCAACCCACAGTACTTGCTCGCTGATACGGAGAAGCGAAGCCGGTATCAAGTTCTCTCGGTGTATTGGGCAATTTCATCACAATTGAAGTTTTATTCCTGATTTagtattttcttcaatttatttctgcAATTTTATTGTGCCGTTACTGGTATGGGATTGTATGAGATTGTATTCCATGTCGATTGTCAGATGTTGCAGAGTGCCAGAGTTTTTAGTTTGGTTTTatagtttttcaaaaacttccAATGTGCGGGAAGTATTTTTATATTGTGGGAAGTGCATGGTAGcgttgaaaatttattttagttaaTAAGATTACATAACAACGTACGTAAGATGTGCTCTGAAAGATATCTATACGAAAGTGAATAttaccttttttctatttatttcagCCTTTATtggcaaaattgtttttatctcACGTGTGAATATATAACGGCTATGAATATATAGCTCATTAGTGGAGCATCCGACTGCAGATCGGATTGTCCCCGGTTTAAAGTTTAAAACCCGGATTCCCTTTGATTTGTTGATGGATTATGCAAAGTTGATTACCTGAATGGATTTGCTAATATGGCTGATTGGAGCCCTCCAGAGTCCAGAAAGCTAAGCTGCTAAGATGCTCCAGTGCCACTCTGTCTGGTTGTTttcttaattaataaaaaaaaagtattttggAACCTTAACTACTGTAAGTTTCATAAAAGCTGGCGGAAATGATGAAACATGATTACGTGAAATGGAGCAGTTacacatcctgcgttgccaggtctggaaatctcatttgtgtccaaactggccaatcagcgtacggCCTCTTTAAaacgctgtacgctgattggccaaTTTGGACACAATTTGACACAATTTGGACGATGTGTAACTGCTCCAtaggaacatttttttttaacttttaaggcagagctatagactcctggtcgcttcacggctgtgttgacTTTCCTATCTCGGTTTTCATTTGATAACTTATTAAGTAAAAGACGTAGAAGAcgagggaattttttaaataatttatttataattagaAGTACcatattttttcgaaaatacaaaaaatgaatttaaaattgtttttttttacagaaattattaatattttcacGGAGGGTTTTGGATGTAACATCTTAAACACTACAATAATAAAGCACACGTAAAAAATCACATGTTACATTTTGTTCGaggttaaaaattaattaccctTGACTACAGTGTCCGGGGACATTCAGGCCAATCCGAACCCTCGCTTCGCTCGCGAATTTCCCTCTACGTCCGACCTTTTttgaattagttttttctaCTTAACctaattgttttcttaataagttatgattaaattttttttagattcttaTGCTTTATAAACGTCAATTTTAGAGTTACATCAGAAGCTAAAAGCGGTGCGACATGGTCCAGTCATTCAGGCCCGCGTCTTACAGGCCCACCTttttttacgtgcctttcagACCCAATTTTGACGACATTCAggcccaagttttttttaaaaataaaatcattggGACTCATTAAATCAACACGGACCCCGTTTCCAAACACACCCGCTGTATCGCTAATGGTGCTGTGGgtagagctatagaatactggtagagccactgccatgttaactcctcctttttttctctggggCTGAAGCCAACTTTACGAATCGATAGTGAAAATTGgagctaagatatcgatctcGCTTCTTGCCACTCCTccacttttccctccattccTATACTCTACTTCCCCACACACCCGCCGTGGCGCTTATAGCTAAGGAGCAGGTCACATGCAAGCAGGTTTCACTCCCAGAGAAAAAAGCAATGGAAGGGATCGCCATATAAGTGGCGGTACCAGTATTCTACAGTTCTGCTGTCTGCTGTGGGGCAAAAACTCTGTTTCGCGGCAAAATTATATATGTTGCAATGCCGTACCCCCCGCAATGTTTCGCAACCCTCTCTCACCCCCCTATTTCCAACACCCCTCTCTTTAATCCACAAAAGGTTAGAACTTACAACTGACTATACCTGCGCCATGGAAGGTCgaacttttctctttctcagacataataatttagtttgagaattttatttgaaaaaaaagacaaaagggaCTACAGACACTTGCttcgaaaagttaaaaaagtaattagtGGGTAGTCCTGAGCTCATGCCCAAATGATTTTACTCGCTGtcatctaaaatttaaaattagggCTAATTAGTAATTGTTGAGATCAAAgtaaaatcacatttttaccACTGCTCGAGTCGCATTTTTCCTTAAATTCATCGGCCAAAGTGGTGTTGACTTCATCAGTTAATGCTTCAGCTCTGGGCGTCTTCGCATtattcctttctctctttctagtTTGCCTCTTTTTCCAATTGCTAGGGCCTGCAACACTTGTCTCACACTGTTTGTCTGGAATTTCCGTTGCCGCTGTTGCTTCCTCTATTTTAGGCTCATCCTTTTCGGTTTGGTCTCCAACTTCGTCTTGATCATCCTCGCTTTGCCCATCCTCACCATCCCCTTCATAATCAATGTTGTCATAGTCAGGACTTTCGGGGTGCGTTAAATTATCATGCATAACAACTAAGAAAAatacagtaaaaataaatatatatttagtaagattaacttaaaataaaaaaccttaCGTGTAATGGGTTCACAAACGACGCGTCCGAGTCTTCAGCTTTGTTAAGAAACGTGCACCTGCATgagtaaaaaataagttaataacaaaaaaataaatattactatTTTACTTTACCTATCACAGGGCCAGGATCCTAATTCTTCGTTCTTTTCAGCCATTTCCTTACGgtaatcaaaaatcaaattaggTAAAACTGAACAAATGCTAAATTCTTatcttatcttcttctttctcttcaaatgataaaagtaaaatcaaattcttacCACTGCTCGAGTCGCTTTTCTCCTTAAATTCATCTGCCAAAGTGTTATTGACTTCATCAGTTGATGGTTCAGCTCTGGGCTTCTTCGCattcttcctttctctctttctagtTTGCCTCTTTTTCCAATTGCTAGGGCCTGCAAACTTGCCTCATCCTTTTGTACGACTTTAGTTTCTGTTGCTGTTGATTCCTCTACTTTAGGCGCATCCTTCTCGGTTTTGTCTCCAACCTCGTCTTGATCATCCTCACTTTGCCCATCCTCACAATCCCCATCATAGTTAATATTGTTCCAGTCATAGTATTATGGTGTCTCGGGGttgttttcatcatcatcctggAGTAGCACTAAGAAAATTTTACGAATTTTATTCGAGAACATGACCTCAAAAGTTGAAACGAAGAACCTCAAACAGTTGCAACTAAGGTTCGGTTATGGAAATTTCCCATCGTGGGAATTTTAACTAATCTTCATCACAAtctaaaatttagaaaatgggtaagttaaaaatttgtatataAATTATTGGCATCAGAATAACTTACCACTGCTAGTACTGCAGTCGCTTAGGACATATGCCAGTTTCCCATTTATTTCTTCGTCCAGGGTTGTAGCTGTTTTGGCTCCCTTAGCCGAtttcttcagtttctttttacgaagaaatttctttcttctttgctggGCCTAGCCATCTCTGGTGATTTCACTTCTTTGGCTTGACATTGCCCGGCAATTTCTTTGTCTGGCTCTGGTTTCTCTTCAGTCTTACTATCCCCTTTTTGATCTGGCATCACATTTTCATCTTTGTCATCTCCTTCATAGTCGCCCTCTTCTTCATAGTCGCCCTCTTCTTCATAGTCGCCCTCTCCTTCATAGTCGCCCTCTCCTTCATAGTCGTAAGCCTTGTAATCGTAATGGTAAGAAGCAACATCAATTGATTTATCATCCAAGAGCTCTGCAAATACTAGGATTCTTAAttgaagtaaaatttaaaaaaaatattaaattggtTGGATCCTTACCTACGGCATCGTCACACATGATGCATTTCGAATCGGTCGACTTGTTAACAAatgcacaaacaaaaaatttaaaaagcaacTATCATCAGCTACGTTTTAATTTGTGATATCTTTTTCAGTACTGTGAGTGCAGCATCGGATtgaattaagaattaaaatctCGTTAACTAGTTGTTCGGAAAATTTACCTCAAACCTGAGCAACTATTGTCCTGATTCTGAGCAAATGAGTTTGTTCTACATGTTTTCTCTCGTCAATTTTCAGATAGACAAGTGATAAATTTATTCGTGTTCCATAATTGAAAACCTAGACATCTGTCAtaatcctttttgtttttcagaccTTTGCCTTGATCCAGATACATCCGGATGTATCTGGATCAAGGCAATCAATTTAGACAATCAATCAAGACAATCAATTTAGATTTAGAGATGATGTAGTTGTGTCAATCCATTTAATAAACAAGTTTCTTGAATTCAGTTTGCTTCGTTATTCGTTACTGCCATTGGGGAGGCGAATAATGGTTCGGAATAAGTCCAAAACAAGTCCATATTCAGTCTAAAGAAAACGGGAAAGAGGATGTATTCTGGACACAAAAAGTATGTCTAAAAATTTACTCATGGTGATATTCATGAGCTGTCCATAATCAGATCTCCTATAGAGCGACATTTGAAGACGGCTGTAAGCCATACCCATTTGGATGTCTTACAGCGCGATATTAGTATAGAAATATACAATCCTATGGACGTCGGGTTAAGATATCTCACTCGGCTGATTAGATGGGCGACGTACATCCTATGGATAGAAGCGTGCTACCAGGGACACTGATTCTAATACCCTGCTGATGGCTCTCATCAACTTTGAAAGGCCAAGTTATCCtgccaagaaagaaagtttCAATTCCTTCTACTATTCGGCCAAGGCGTGATGTGGGATGTTGGATAAACTACGCCAACAACCCCTCTCCCGCCTCCCTCTTACCTTCTAATTTCAAGGTGAATTTAATCCACTTTGTTAAAAAGGGTTTCTAAAAGTAAAGGTTTTATTGTAACCTTCAGTTTTCGAAAACAGAATTCAATTTTCCGATACCTCAAGTTTAAAACGTTCGTTTTTCGAAAGTTTCGACCATTTTGTCTTCTACAGGTTAAAACCCGTTGTTTTCGACGTTTTTCTctatcaaaaattgaaatgtgtgtatatatcaCAAGTATTGCAACCACGGTTGTACTCGGCGTCgttaaaactgctgttgtcaCTTGTCAGTCCAAATTACTTTATAAATTGTTGTTCTTTATAAGTGAGGATTATAACATGGAACCAATTAATGTTTTATTCCTATCGTCAATGATATTTTCCGGAAAAGAAATCTGCGTtgtcaaaaaatcaattccgcCACCAGTtcatgcaaataaaaaaatactgcGGAAAACATTATTGTAAAACATGGTGGGAACATTACGTTCAATCCAGGTAAATATAATCTATAActgtaaactttttttatgaatttactAAATGCATCTTTCAATCTATTTTATTCACAGGGAAAAATACTGTGTTGTAGCTAACATTGTCACCCTCCTCACAAAAAGTTATTCCAAGAGAATGAAGCTAATTCTTCCATCGTGGATTTACAAATGTATTGCTGCCCAAAGTTGTCTtccatttgaagaagaagactatTTTTACATCGTTGAAACTGTTCCATCCATGCAATTGAAGATGATTACCCGAACCTTTCTCCTGTTGCAAGAGGTGTCATTTATTCTGTCACATCAGATGATAGTAGTGATGACGGacacaattgaaaatgatataCTGATGAAGGACTCAATGCTAGTTAACTGAaagtttatttaaacaaaTACACCATTTTTAGTTAATACAGTAATATCAGTTACAAATGTCTTGCTTACTTTAaaaagttgttcttttttgtgatCTTGTTAATCCTTGTTGGTGTAAGGTAAAATTATGGCAATATTTAAGATTGCTTGGGTACACTATTAAGAACGAATAATGATGAGATACTTTGAAAGCTTGTAAATgtacaacacattttttggttttcaatactttgaaaacaaatgcaATCTTTTTCTCATGCTGAACGATCTTTATGAAAAGggcaaaagtgtttttttttttggtttacaaTTGAATGTGGGACAAGGAAAACTAACTCATTAATTCTATAGGTGGtggaattgatttaaaaagaagtgaaaCAGTCTACAATTGCAGAAGTTGATGGGATCtggaaaaaaactatttagtTTAGCCGCATATGACAGCCCTCCATTCAACGATAAGCAAGACAATTTCCCAaactcaaatttaaatttcaacatgTATCCTTATTATCTTCAGTAATTTTGTGGCTCATCCATTGCTGATGTCTGTATGAGAGGGTATAGGGCACGTTGATAAAATTATTGATGGACTTTAGGAcagatttaaaataagaatgttTTCCTTCAAATCTCATTCACCACAGCGGGAGTAAAGGGCCAAATTGCTTAATATAAGTAGGATAATGCACCAAATGGTGCATCTTAGGTATTATTCTcgttgaaatacatttttgtacTCGGACCAGAAATCGCTCACCAAAGAACCTAGCTTTAAAATATCATAGAATGTTTAAATACCAATCTGGATAGTTCTTGTAAAACACTGCCACTTCCTGTCATTTACAGGGACTAAATACCCGATCATTAAAGGAAGATAAACAAGAGAGTCCAATTCTGTGACGCAGATAGATATTAATTGCGCATACTAGCCTCGGAATACCCCCTCTAAGAGATCATGCATCACATCTGGTGGTAAGCCATTAATGACATTTAACTCATTCAAAATTGAGGAACAATGAAGACCAAAAGCCATGAACAGTGTTTCGTCAGTTCAACATTCATCATAGCAGTACAATGTCATCGTGGATTTACAAATGTATTGCTGCCCAAAGTTGTCTtccatttgaagaagaagactatTTTTACATCGTTGACTTCAcgtaaaat
Proteins encoded in this window:
- the LOC124208936 gene encoding XK-related protein 6-like, giving the protein MEVTKRKTSTSPTVEPGQEEEEFAQRCKENFKVATLNWLIFSNCISLFFYVSHIASNLYWLTYYYNQEEDWYFLWYLEFCLTSAVVVALRSFLFYNNGWIYDKNTYDPRDRLPEESFTNWAWWSKWVLGFVCPIPRYLDLIQYASKAKQAKKTDDDMQNIYFIAMIWEDAEVTQLRQFDSFMESAPQLLLSLYIALKGGFHFEVLSVIFKIFSIVSLSWALVSYDQKICLMDEIIKHGSANQRNRSNGITIDFNNDAAINCIKDVNWTNSAILFLANFWWIVGRLMALSLFASAYGWVIWPVCLVHLIPIFVWHRRKKYQVMDSLRLSFVHVFSYLYPTEKAGEKESDAHPRFPPPIYQSVCMCENVILMILWMESCGDDGPWNKHICIIQFATTLTSFVLFWWFNEERERDTLPPDSSPPQTEGT